One Gimesia aquarii DNA segment encodes these proteins:
- the glmM gene encoding phosphoglucosamine mutase produces the protein MSERILSISGLRGVVGNGLTPEYLTKFASAVGTLANQGTVVLSRDGRASGEMVRHAVIAGLIATGCRVIDAGIATTPTCGVLVTHLKAAGGIQITASHNPIPWNGLKPFSAAGSVYDQAQGEALLDVLNHETFNDVSWDKLGKLELYDDPAAPHIERVLKLIDIEKTKQKNFKVVLDCNHGSGAVATPQLLEALGCEVIVLGGTADGQFAHTPEPLKENLTSLCEEVVKHKADAGFAQDPDADRLAIVDETGRYIGEELTLALAADYVLARTPGPIVVNGSTSRVTADIAAKYNCPFFRSYVGEAHVCAKMKQESAIIGGEGNGGVIDPQVGYVRDSYVSMAYILAGLAGSQKPLSEWADALPQYSIVKNKITCPREKVDHACNALENHFDSATASKGDGLRLDWDDRWVQVRASNTEPIIRVIAEAPLIDDAEALCASAMEIVDKAVA, from the coding sequence ATGTCGGAACGGATTCTCAGTATTTCTGGATTACGGGGTGTTGTCGGAAATGGATTAACTCCTGAATATTTAACAAAATTTGCATCAGCAGTGGGAACATTAGCCAACCAAGGGACGGTAGTTCTATCGCGTGACGGTAGGGCGAGTGGTGAAATGGTACGTCATGCGGTCATTGCCGGGTTGATAGCGACAGGTTGTCGTGTAATTGATGCTGGCATCGCAACGACTCCCACCTGTGGCGTTCTTGTTACACATCTGAAGGCCGCTGGTGGAATTCAAATTACAGCCAGTCACAATCCCATTCCCTGGAATGGTTTGAAGCCTTTTTCAGCAGCCGGTTCTGTCTATGACCAAGCACAGGGTGAAGCACTACTTGATGTACTCAATCACGAAACCTTCAACGATGTTTCCTGGGACAAGTTGGGAAAACTAGAACTCTATGATGACCCGGCAGCACCTCATATTGAACGAGTCTTAAAACTGATCGATATTGAAAAGACAAAACAAAAAAATTTCAAAGTCGTCTTGGATTGCAATCATGGTTCAGGAGCAGTTGCTACTCCTCAATTATTGGAAGCACTAGGCTGTGAAGTCATTGTTCTCGGTGGCACGGCAGATGGTCAGTTTGCACACACTCCAGAACCTCTCAAAGAAAACCTCACCTCTCTTTGTGAAGAAGTTGTCAAACACAAAGCGGACGCTGGTTTTGCCCAAGACCCTGATGCGGACCGTCTTGCAATTGTAGATGAAACAGGTCGCTATATAGGAGAAGAGCTTACTTTAGCGCTGGCCGCAGATTATGTTCTAGCAAGAACTCCCGGACCGATTGTCGTTAATGGCTCAACGAGTCGAGTCACGGCAGATATCGCAGCAAAGTATAATTGCCCCTTTTTCCGCTCATATGTTGGAGAAGCCCATGTCTGTGCCAAAATGAAACAGGAATCCGCAATCATTGGCGGCGAGGGAAACGGGGGAGTGATCGATCCTCAAGTAGGCTATGTACGAGACAGCTATGTCAGTATGGCTTATATTCTGGCAGGCCTGGCTGGTTCCCAAAAGCCCTTGAGTGAATGGGCTGATGCATTACCTCAATACAGCATCGTCAAAAACAAGATCACTTGTCCCAGAGAAAAAGTTGATCACGCTTGCAACGCCCTTGAAAACCATTTTGATTCTGCAACAGCATCAAAGGGTGATGGCCTGCGGTTGGATTGGGATGACCGTTGGGTACAAGTCAGAGCCAGTAATACAGAACCTATCATTCGGGTAATTGCAGAAGCACCACTAATCGATGATGCGGAAGCGCTTTGCGCATCGGCGATGGAAATTGTAGACAAAGCTGTTGCTTGA
- a CDS encoding sugar phosphate isomerase/epimerase family protein: MKYGLNMLLWTSDVNESHFGLLEQIKGWGYDGVELPVFEADEQKFSQVGKKLSELGLECTAVTVCTPEENPISSDAKIREAGLSRLKRMIDMCAASGATHMCGPIHSALGEFSGAGRTADEWNYGKETLAKAADYAQEHDVMLVCEYLNRFECYFLNCAEDCAQFTREVNHPHLKMMYDSFHANIEEKSITSAVKACADQMVHVHISENDRSTPGEGGVNWDETFSALKEVNYDGWLMIEAFGLALPELAAATRIWRKMFPTEEHLATKGLEFMKTRWES; the protein is encoded by the coding sequence ATGAAGTACGGCTTGAATATGCTGCTTTGGACTTCCGATGTGAATGAGTCGCATTTCGGACTGCTTGAACAGATTAAAGGCTGGGGATATGACGGCGTTGAATTACCTGTTTTTGAAGCCGACGAACAGAAATTTTCGCAGGTTGGAAAAAAACTATCTGAATTAGGTTTAGAATGTACCGCCGTCACAGTTTGCACCCCTGAAGAAAACCCGATCTCCAGTGATGCGAAAATCCGCGAAGCGGGGTTATCTCGGTTGAAACGTATGATTGATATGTGTGCCGCTTCAGGAGCAACTCATATGTGTGGCCCGATACACTCTGCTCTGGGTGAATTTTCTGGTGCAGGAAGAACAGCCGATGAATGGAATTATGGTAAAGAGACACTCGCCAAAGCAGCCGACTATGCACAAGAGCATGATGTGATGCTCGTCTGTGAATATCTGAACCGTTTCGAATGTTATTTCTTAAACTGTGCAGAAGACTGTGCACAGTTTACGCGTGAAGTCAATCACCCGCACCTAAAAATGATGTATGATTCGTTTCATGCCAATATTGAAGAGAAATCCATTACTTCCGCAGTCAAGGCATGTGCCGATCAGATGGTGCATGTGCATATCTCTGAAAACGATCGTTCTACTCCTGGCGAAGGTGGAGTGAACTGGGATGAAACGTTTTCTGCTCTGAAGGAAGTAAACTATGATGGTTGGTTAATGATTGAAGCATTTGGGTTGGCATTACCAGAATTGGCAGCAGCAACTCGAATCTGGCGAAAAATGTTTCCAACCGAAGAACATTTAGCAACCAAAGGACTGGAATTCATGAAAACCCGCTGGGAAAGTTGA
- a CDS encoding NAD(+)/NADH kinase yields MSDRPLNIMFLQRDQSTHIQTAWDQIHQYLKAQPSVYVSSVSVIEDFDPDNSDADLVIVLGGDGAILRACRQMSLNQLPMIGINLGRLGFLADLTPEGFCKNFPLILERKYKIVEHLMFECKHHLADGTTNSYLGLNEVVISSAGAMSMIDVELAIDNELVTTYSGDGLIISTPVGSTAHSLSAGGPILKQDLQAFVITPICPHTPSNRPLVDNANALYSLTAANVPPGAMLVIDGQIKVPYSSGDRLEISKATVAFKLARIPGFNYYSRLNRKLGWGGQPKYGAE; encoded by the coding sequence ATGTCTGATCGCCCTTTAAATATCATGTTTCTTCAGCGTGATCAAAGTACGCATATACAAACAGCCTGGGATCAAATCCATCAGTATCTCAAAGCACAACCTTCTGTCTATGTCTCTTCAGTTTCAGTTATCGAAGACTTCGATCCAGATAACTCCGATGCGGATTTGGTGATTGTGCTCGGTGGTGACGGAGCCATCCTCAGGGCCTGCCGTCAGATGAGCCTGAACCAACTACCGATGATCGGAATTAATCTGGGGCGGTTAGGTTTTTTAGCTGACTTGACCCCTGAAGGTTTCTGCAAGAACTTCCCGCTGATACTCGAAAGAAAGTACAAAATTGTTGAGCACTTAATGTTTGAATGCAAACATCATCTGGCTGACGGAACGACTAATTCCTATTTGGGGCTCAATGAAGTTGTAATTAGTTCAGCAGGTGCCATGTCAATGATTGATGTGGAATTGGCTATAGATAATGAATTAGTCACGACCTATAGCGGAGATGGGCTCATCATCAGTACTCCTGTTGGATCGACGGCACATAGTTTATCGGCAGGAGGTCCGATTCTGAAACAGGACCTTCAGGCGTTTGTGATCACACCAATTTGCCCGCACACCCCCTCGAATCGTCCTTTAGTTGACAATGCGAATGCCCTTTATTCTTTGACTGCTGCCAATGTTCCACCAGGCGCGATGCTGGTGATTGACGGGCAAATCAAAGTGCCTTATTCTTCCGGGGACCGTCTGGAAATTTCAAAAGCGACTGTCGCATTTAAACTCGCGCGTATCCCCGGTTTCAACTACTATTCTCGGCTCAATCGCAAGTTGGGCTGGGGGGGGCAGCCGAAATATGGTGCTGAATGA
- a CDS encoding DUF6263 family protein, with translation MRSFVFCVLSLSLICSSVSYNLTFAEEDAAQYLLRYKFTPSQFVHYTVDSENKISVELNQNKQTTINTAKTEKHYRVVWVDEKGNGTLETMIDRVQMSAQFDKQAPATFDSQDPKQKDLKQYEKIRETIGKPTRIVYSPLGTIIPKAGDSKPENQGFLIPLPEKEVKIGDTWKEDYEIEVAVGKKLRKKIPIRRTFTLETVKDQIAEIKFKTKILTRQNDPKIGLQLIQKTPSGTIKMDIEKGIIVLQDVFLDKAQVGIFQGQGAMRAISSRVETLVDPTEIAQENKKSEAQ, from the coding sequence ATGCGGTCCTTTGTGTTCTGCGTACTATCTTTGAGTTTGATTTGTTCCTCTGTATCTTACAATCTTACTTTTGCAGAGGAAGATGCAGCGCAATACCTTTTACGCTATAAATTTACGCCTTCCCAGTTCGTGCATTATACGGTCGATTCAGAGAACAAAATATCAGTGGAACTGAACCAGAACAAACAAACTACAATCAACACCGCCAAAACCGAAAAACACTATCGTGTGGTATGGGTTGATGAAAAGGGAAATGGCACTCTGGAAACTATGATTGACCGTGTGCAAATGAGTGCGCAGTTTGATAAACAGGCACCGGCAACTTTTGACTCCCAAGACCCAAAACAAAAAGACCTGAAACAATATGAGAAAATACGAGAAACAATCGGTAAACCAACTCGGATAGTCTATTCCCCATTAGGAACGATCATTCCAAAAGCAGGTGACTCAAAACCAGAAAACCAGGGATTCTTGATTCCACTCCCGGAAAAGGAAGTAAAAATCGGCGATACCTGGAAAGAAGATTATGAGATCGAAGTTGCTGTTGGAAAAAAATTAAGAAAAAAAATTCCAATCAGACGAACTTTCACATTGGAAACTGTAAAAGACCAAATTGCTGAAATCAAATTCAAAACGAAGATTCTGACACGGCAAAATGATCCTAAAATTGGGCTACAATTAATTCAAAAAACACCGTCCGGGACCATTAAAATGGATATCGAGAAGGGGATCATAGTTTTACAAGACGTTTTTCTTGATAAAGCGCAGGTAGGGATATTTCAGGGGCAAGGGGCAATGCGAGCCATTTCGTCTCGGGTAGAAACATTGGTGGATCCCACAGAGATTGCCCAGGAAAACAAGAAGTCTGAAGCTCAATAA
- a CDS encoding DNA integrity scanning protein DisA nucleotide-binding domain protein, with the protein MQRVELSPQLSSLLKAAKRLASECEIEVVFLLADIPYDFLEIKKSLGKLRLVVSSDKPDVQRAAQEDGIALVPLIHEPQTRQVQISQAILEAIADEFLASGERIIALYAGFEREYADSLSIVSLADHLAKLTSRDLQRLETKVPLQTLRTVVDLAVEIGREGREGKPVGALFVVGNHRKVLSLSHEQVHDPFKGYSQKDRVVSNPRVKESMKELAQIDGAFIISSEGIAQSAGRILNASAEGLTLSKGLGARHWAAAAISKSTGAIAIAVSESTGTVRIFQDGYVVLRIEPMSSAMKWFDFDTEPPQTE; encoded by the coding sequence ATGCAACGAGTTGAGCTCTCTCCACAATTATCTAGCTTGTTGAAAGCCGCCAAACGATTGGCTAGTGAGTGTGAGATCGAAGTCGTCTTCCTGTTAGCTGATATCCCCTATGATTTTCTGGAAATCAAGAAGTCTTTGGGGAAGTTACGTCTCGTCGTTTCGTCTGATAAGCCTGACGTTCAGCGCGCTGCTCAGGAAGACGGCATCGCCTTAGTACCTTTGATTCACGAACCACAAACACGGCAAGTTCAAATCAGCCAGGCGATTTTAGAAGCGATTGCAGATGAATTTTTGGCATCAGGCGAACGAATCATTGCCCTTTATGCAGGATTCGAGAGAGAATACGCTGATTCCCTAAGTATCGTTAGTCTTGCAGATCACTTAGCGAAACTGACTTCGCGTGATTTACAAAGATTGGAAACCAAAGTTCCTTTGCAGACGTTACGTACAGTCGTTGATTTAGCTGTCGAAATCGGTCGGGAAGGCCGTGAAGGAAAACCCGTTGGTGCCTTATTCGTAGTAGGAAATCATCGCAAAGTCTTAAGTCTTTCGCATGAGCAGGTCCATGACCCGTTTAAAGGCTACTCACAAAAAGATCGGGTTGTGAGTAATCCACGTGTCAAAGAAAGCATGAAAGAGCTGGCACAAATTGATGGAGCATTTATTATCAGCTCTGAGGGGATTGCGCAATCTGCAGGTCGTATTTTGAACGCTTCAGCAGAGGGTCTGACTCTCTCTAAAGGTTTAGGAGCGCGACATTGGGCTGCTGCAGCCATCTCTAAATCGACTGGAGCAATTGCGATTGCTGTTTCAGAGTCAACGGGGACTGTTCGTATCTTTCAAGATGGATATGTTGTACTGAGGATCGAACCGATGAGCAGTGCGATGAAGTGGTTTGATTTTGATACTGAACCACCTCAAACAGAGTAA
- a CDS encoding DUF11 domain-containing protein: MSNVAIKLIAVSGVVGLGFLMFLQAQKGMQTGADESQVSQLESLDGVDNNSPPDAPSAVKNQTEKNTAPLKIPLSKVPAELSELTARTAKLLPTQKKKTREIPFEPNTKSSKIKLMAASDEVVTDDQKVAEVNESKKGTTFEAPPKGLDFRESSEMKVSEATENPFSDSVKTPLEKVESLTPTQSEFKTGPQFGLPASDSTASSLSKETNPVEKIPGKENSVNPFKQADAASDQPRLSDQKIQPVEQTQVEENPFTEEELPVKKLENNKSPFEVIENSTNDTPTIDSNPFMTVPDQKSETKTLSIPPKQQLTPEVEPEFNPFTTESSAKSIEPVPDKPDEIGTAPQITTKNPEVKEITDNSIQLDKDRSPFNSDPKPKQEPASEKKSSDVVVIKKRKEKSSPEAPPLFTIESGPRKVTEATLDPVELAPSPEPKPLSLVEENQPVPHEPAKLKVQQKIHSPKMTIQKMAPPEAVLGEPFIYHVLVKNIGTTSAQEVVVEDRIPKGAKLTGTIPRAEQINDRIIWRLGSMGPGVEKKISIRIIPEKAGQIGSVATVNFVTEVAAATKITSPKLIIKSDSPEAVKPGEITVVNYTITNSGSGDAKNVYVRSLIPPQFSHPGGDDIEYSVGVIPAGETKQIQLKLKAIKPGSGKNVSSVIGDGNLKAETEVPLKVVGNGERILLTRKGPKNRYLGRSAKYENIIANNSEQPIQNISVFESIPPGMKFISASANGQFDPVRKVVQWDILELPASDQHMLSIELEPTTVGKALSTVQVVIDKSSKFAVNLQSETTIIGQPLLKLETSELKGPLEVGEKMAMQVQLLNQGSASATNVEFRVKIPQELMFLSAKGPAKYKQAGSYVIFESTQELPAKKALNFELFLAARNKGDARVLVQVQSRQMEKPLNQEEAIPVLDKLQ; encoded by the coding sequence ATGTCGAATGTAGCAATCAAACTCATCGCCGTTTCTGGAGTCGTTGGTCTGGGTTTTTTGATGTTCCTTCAGGCACAGAAGGGAATGCAGACTGGTGCTGATGAAAGCCAAGTGAGTCAATTAGAATCGTTGGATGGTGTGGATAATAACTCACCTCCCGATGCCCCTTCAGCCGTGAAAAATCAAACGGAAAAAAATACAGCTCCACTTAAAATTCCTCTCAGTAAAGTACCTGCTGAGCTTTCTGAATTGACAGCCCGCACTGCAAAACTGTTACCTACTCAGAAAAAAAAGACACGCGAAATACCATTTGAACCGAACACAAAGTCTTCCAAGATTAAACTTATGGCAGCTTCTGATGAAGTTGTAACCGATGACCAGAAAGTGGCTGAAGTTAATGAGTCCAAGAAGGGGACGACTTTTGAAGCCCCTCCCAAAGGTCTTGACTTCCGTGAATCTTCAGAAATGAAAGTGTCCGAAGCCACCGAGAATCCCTTTTCGGATTCGGTAAAAACACCTCTTGAAAAAGTGGAGTCACTTACTCCAACTCAATCAGAGTTTAAGACAGGCCCACAGTTTGGTTTACCAGCTTCGGATTCAACTGCAAGCTCGCTTTCTAAAGAAACGAACCCAGTTGAAAAGATTCCCGGCAAAGAAAATTCAGTGAATCCGTTTAAACAAGCTGACGCAGCGTCAGATCAACCCCGTTTGTCAGATCAGAAAATTCAGCCGGTTGAACAAACTCAAGTTGAAGAAAACCCATTTACAGAAGAAGAACTGCCTGTTAAGAAACTTGAGAATAATAAGTCACCGTTTGAGGTAATCGAAAATAGTACTAACGACACTCCTACCATCGATTCCAATCCGTTTATGACAGTTCCTGATCAAAAATCAGAAACGAAGACACTTTCGATCCCACCGAAACAACAATTAACTCCCGAAGTAGAACCGGAATTCAATCCATTTACTACAGAATCAAGTGCGAAATCAATAGAGCCCGTTCCTGATAAGCCAGATGAAATTGGGACTGCTCCACAAATCACAACTAAAAATCCTGAAGTAAAAGAGATTACAGATAACTCAATTCAACTCGATAAGGATAGATCGCCATTTAATAGTGATCCTAAGCCAAAACAAGAGCCTGCCTCTGAAAAGAAGTCTTCAGATGTCGTTGTCATAAAAAAACGTAAAGAAAAGTCGAGTCCTGAAGCGCCTCCCCTGTTTACGATCGAAAGTGGGCCCAGGAAAGTCACTGAAGCAACTCTTGATCCTGTCGAACTCGCTCCGAGCCCGGAACCAAAGCCTTTGAGCCTTGTTGAAGAGAATCAACCTGTTCCACATGAACCAGCAAAACTAAAGGTTCAACAGAAAATTCATTCCCCTAAAATGACGATTCAAAAAATGGCACCTCCCGAAGCAGTCTTGGGAGAACCATTTATTTACCATGTACTCGTTAAAAATATTGGAACCACTTCTGCACAGGAAGTGGTCGTCGAAGACCGTATTCCTAAAGGCGCAAAGCTTACCGGAACAATTCCGCGTGCAGAACAAATCAATGATCGCATCATTTGGCGCTTAGGTTCAATGGGACCAGGAGTTGAAAAGAAAATATCCATTCGAATTATACCTGAAAAAGCAGGCCAAATTGGAAGTGTCGCAACGGTGAATTTTGTGACTGAAGTTGCTGCGGCAACAAAAATTACATCGCCGAAGCTGATTATCAAATCCGATTCTCCAGAGGCTGTTAAACCCGGTGAGATCACTGTTGTTAATTATACGATTACAAATTCAGGATCGGGTGATGCAAAAAATGTGTATGTCCGTAGTCTCATTCCACCTCAATTTTCGCATCCCGGGGGGGATGATATTGAATACAGTGTCGGTGTGATTCCTGCCGGTGAAACTAAACAGATTCAACTGAAATTAAAGGCAATCAAACCCGGTTCAGGTAAGAATGTTTCCAGTGTTATTGGAGATGGAAATCTAAAAGCGGAAACCGAAGTTCCCCTTAAGGTTGTCGGTAATGGTGAGAGAATTTTATTAACTCGAAAAGGCCCCAAAAACAGATATCTTGGACGCTCGGCCAAGTATGAAAACATTATCGCCAACAATTCAGAACAGCCAATACAAAACATCTCTGTTTTTGAATCAATTCCTCCTGGTATGAAATTTATTTCTGCATCAGCCAACGGGCAATTTGATCCAGTTCGTAAAGTCGTACAATGGGATATTCTTGAATTACCAGCCAGTGATCAACACATGTTGTCCATTGAATTAGAACCAACGACCGTGGGAAAAGCGCTCAGTACCGTTCAGGTTGTCATTGATAAAAGTAGTAAGTTTGCAGTAAATCTACAGTCAGAAACGACAATTATTGGCCAACCTTTACTGAAATTGGAAACAAGCGAGTTAAAAGGGCCACTTGAAGTAGGCGAAAAAATGGCAATGCAAGTACAGCTGCTGAATCAAGGCAGTGCCTCAGCTACGAATGTCGAATTCCGGGTCAAAATCCCACAAGAATTGATGTTTCTCTCTGCAAAGGGACCTGCAAAATACAAACAAGCAGGATCCTATGTGATTTTTGAATCGACTCAGGAGTTACCAGCAAAAAAAGCATTGAACTTTGAACTCTTTCTGGCTGCTCGAAATAAAGGCGATGCGCGAGTGTTAGTTCAAGTCCAGTCCAGGCAAATGGAAAAACCTCTCAATCAGGAAGAAGCCATCCCGGTATTAGATAAACTTCAGTAG